The Nitrospira sp. genome segment TCCCAATAGAGGGCGATGAACCGTAGGATTGGACTGATCGTTGTCGAGTCGATCCGACACTTTTCCCAGACCTTTCATGAATAGGGACGAGCGCCATCGCAGTCCTTTCTCCGATACGGCTCGACCCCGGTCGTAAAGATACTCTCCCTTCCGATGGACTGGCAAGGACGCCTCGAATTCTTAACGCAATGGTGAACTCTTGGGTGTCCTAGACCGTGAGTATTCCTTGCCGTCAACCCGCTATTGCAGGAGTCGATTCCTCATTCATCGAGGGGTGGTGGCTCAAACGACCACGGAGATTGTCGAGGGAGAACGCCGACCAGGCTTTCAGCGAAGCTCGTACGTGATCGTTGATCGTTGATTGTTCCGCAGCACGTCGAGCTTGACGATCTGCTCATTCTTCAGCTGTTGCAATAAATTCAACATGGTACCGGGATCGCGAATGTCGACTCCATTGACGCGCTGCAACACATCTCCCGCCTGAACCCCAATTTTTTCGTAGAAACTGGTCGGGGCGATGTAGTCCAATCGAAACCCGTTGATGGCTCCGTTCACCATATGCGGCGCGGCTCTGGCCTGAGATAAGAGTTTCGGCAGATCGCTCATAGCCTGGTCCACCTCCCGGCGGTCTATGACTTTTCGTAGAGGAACGCCAGCTGTCTGCGTCTGGACGGCTGAAGGCACGGAACTGGAGGAACCGCCTGGAGCTGCCGGATTATCCAACAGCGCCAGCTCCAATAATTCCTCCAGGTTACCTTGGCGGACCAGAATTCCATTCCGCCGAATCTCACTGACTTCTCCCAGGTCGAGAACCTGATCATGGATGCGAACCAACATCTGTTGCTTAGATGCAATCTCCTCGACGATCCCGAACATGCCGCGCTGATCGCCTAGCACGACACCGATCAAACGAACCCTGCCTGCTAAGCCGAGCGAAGCTCGAACTGGGGCGCCGGCTGGTCCTCGTCTATCAGCGTTTGTGAGCTCGCCCTGAGGGGTGGCGGGGAGAAGGAAGAGGCCGCTGGAACGCACATCCTCCGCTGCCTTGGCCGGCGAGTAGGAGGCGCGCAACTGAGAGCCAGCCGCTCGGTCGTCGCCGGCACCAACGGGATGGGTAGGGATCACATACAAGGCCTCGGCGACGAAGGCATTGATGGAGTGCGCGATCAAGAGCCCGCTCACGACCAGACAGAGGAATAGGCTGATACGGCGCACTCGTTGGGGAAGAATTACTGCCATGAATTGCCTCTGGTTCTATCTGCCGCCATCGTACATGGCTACTATCGTTGGTCGCAAGAATCTTTCATCAACGATCTTTTTGTATAGATGAGTAGACAAACGGATCACAGCACGCAATAATCCGTTCCTATTCAAGGAGGGTTTCCGCGTGAAGAAAGCACTGATTACGGGGATTACCGGACAAGATGGATCTTATCTGTCGGAATTTCTGCTCGCTAGAGGCTACGAAGTCTACGGCATTGTGCGCCGTTCCAGTTCGTTCAACACAGGGCGCATCGATCCGATTTATGAAGATCCGCATGTGCCCCATCGGCGACTTCACTTGATCTACGGTGATCTGAACGACGCCAGCTCTCTGAATCGGATTTTGCGCACCGTCCAGCCTGATGAAATCTATAATCTTGGCGCTCAAAGCCACGTCCGGGTGAGTTTTGATATTCCTGAATATACAGGGGAGATCACAGGGTTAGGAACCATTCGACTGCTTGAAGCCATACGAGAATCGGGGCTCAAGCCGAAGTTTTATCAGGCGTCGTCCAGCGAAATGTTCGGCAAGGTGCTGGAGGTGCCACAGAAGGAATCGACTCCCTTCTATCCAAGGAGTCCGTACGGGGCGGCGAAGGTCTATTCCTACTGGATTACGGTCAACTATCGGGAGGCGTACAATCTCTTTGCCTGCAACGGCATCCTGTTCAACCATGAATCGCCGCGACGGGGGGAAACCTTCGTGACACGGAAGATCACCAAGGCTGCGGCCCGCATCAAGCTGGGCGTCCAACAAGATTTGTTTTTGGGAAATCTGGAGGCCAAGCGCGACTGGGGCTACGCCGGCGACTATGTCGAAGCCATGTGGATGATGTTGCAAGCTCCGACTCCGGACGATTATGTCATCGCGACGGGCGAAACACACACAGTGAAGGAAATGTTGGAGCTGACGTTCGACCGGTTAGAATTGGACTGGACGAAACACGTGAAGATCGATGCCAAGTACTACCGTCCGACTGAAGTCGATCTACTCATCGGTGATGCCGGCAAGGCCAAGAAGGAACTTGGTTGGCAACCGAAAGTACGGTTCGAAGAGTTGATCGCCATGATGGTGGATGCGGATCTCGCAGCGGAACGGGAGAGATTGGAAGGAGTCGGTAGAAAACATTGAGACTTGGATGTTCTTATGTCTTTCTGGTCCAATAAGAGCGTCGTTGTCACAGGGGGAGCCGGATTTCTCGGGTCGTTCGTCGTCGACCAGTTGCGCGCGAAAGGGTGCCGACAGATCGTGGTGCCGCGAAGCAAGGAATACGATTTAGTGCAGATGGAGGCGGTGAAGCAATTGTATAGCGATGCGAAGCCTGACCTGGTGATCCATCTTGCGGCGCGTGTCGGTGGAATCGGGGCCAACCAGGCCAATCCCGGTCGATTTTTCTACGATAACTTGATGATGGGCACGCAGCTGATCGAGGTGGGCCGCCAGCGGGGGCTGACAAAATTCGTCGCAACCGGGACCATCTGCGCCTATCCTAAATTCGCGCCCATTCCATTCAAGGAAGATGACATCTGGAACGGGTACCCTGAGGAAACGAATGCTCCGTACGGGCTGGCGAAAAAGATGATGTTGGTGCAGTCACAGGCCTATCGGCAGCAATATGGTTTTAATTCGATCGTCTTGTTTCCCGTGAATCTCTATGGGCCACGAGATAACTTCGACCTGGAAACCTCTCACGTCATTCCGGCGCTCATACGTAAGTGCGCGGCGGCAAAGGAAGCGGGACAGGCATCGATTAACCTTTGGGGTGATGGATCGCCGACTCGAGAGTTTCTGTATGTTGAGGATGCTGCGGAAGGCATTCTGCTCGCGGCTGAACAGTATGATGGGAACCTACCCGTCAATCTGGGAACAGGTGAAGAGGTCGCGATTCGTGATCTTGCCCGAATGATCGCGGCTGAGGTTGGGTTCACCGGGACGATTCAGTGGGATACCACAAAGCCTAACGGCCAGCCTCGGCGATGCCTTGACGTCAGCCGCGCCAAGCAGCTCTTCGGCTTTCAAGCCCGACATGGCTTGCGCGACGGATTGAGGAAAACCGCTCAGTGGTTTCAGGACAACCGTCAGGCGATACGGGAAGTGCGCTTCTAGATCTCTCTCCTGAGTCGGCTCATTCCAGCGGGAACTTGTGCGGATGGACCGATATCGGCTTTGCTGCCGTGACGTTCGTCAAAAGCTGGAATCATTGAACGAAACTCCGCGTCGGCTACAATAAGTGGGCCGCAAAGCTGCATCGATTTGCAATGGGAGGCTCTGAGTGAAGCGCATCGATATCATCGCCGGAGCACGGCCCAATTTCATGAAAATCGCGCCGATCATCGAGGCGCTAAAAGCAACCGAGCGGCGTGGCGGACAGCTACGGTACCGATTGATTCATACCGGTCAGCATTATGATCGCGCGATGTCCGGAAGTTTCTTCGAGGAACTCGGGATTCCAGATCCGGATATCAATCTCGAGGTGGGGTCCGGCACTCAGGCCGAACAAACCGCCGGTATTATGGTCGGGTATGAAAGAGTCTTGTTGAAGGACAAGAGCGACCTCTGTCTTGTGGTCGGTGATGTTACGTCCACGATGGCCTGTTCCATCGCGGCGCGAAAGCTAGGCGTGCCGGTGGCTCATGTCGAGGGCGGGATTCGATCCGGGGATTGGACGATGCCGGAGGAAATCAATCGAGTGGCGACCGACTCCATCACCAACTGGTTTTTCACGACGAGCGAGACGGCCAACGGCAATTTGCGACGCGCTGGGGTAACCGATGACCGGATCTTTTTTGTCGGCAACACGATGATCGACACGTTGCTCAAGAACGTGCCGCGTTTTCGAGCTCCGGCTTGTTGGCACTCCCTCAAGCTCGAACCGGGACAGTTTTTTGTCGTAACACTCCATCGTCCGGCAAACGTCGATGGAGAGCAGCAGCTCTTGTCTTTGCTCCGCGCCATCGTCGAAGGCACCAAAGGACTTCCGGTGGTCTTTCCCGTGCATCCCCGGACCGCGAAAAACCTCAGAGAACTCGACAGTGCGACGCCACAGCTTCATTATGTCGATCCGCTTGGGTACCTGGAATTCAACTATCTCGTCAAACATGCGAAAGGGGTGATTACCGATTCGGGGGGCATCACCGAAGAGACAACGGTGCTCGGAGTGCCCTGCTTGACTCTTCGTGACAATACCGAGCGACCGGAGACCATTACCATCGGGACAAACGAACTGATCGGGACTGATCCCAACAAGCTGCCACCTGCGCTGTCGCGTTTAATGGCAGGACAGTGGAAGAAAGGCGCGATTCCTCCGCTTTGGGATGGAAGGACGGCTGAACGGATCGTTGGACAGTTGGAAAGACTGCTGCTCCCATCGTGAGTTCATCTTGAGACTGCAGGCAGATGGAGACCTTGCGATACTCGTATCATTACACTCGGGTAATGATCAGCATTAATGGAAGAAGGTGTGGTGTCCACGTCAACTATCTGAGCTATGGAGGCTAAATCATCAAGAATGTCGTGTCACATTGAAAAACCCGCATCGATTGAAGACTATTTGGTTTCAGGCCAACCTTCAGTCGATACGGGAAGTGCAATTCTAGGAGTGTAAGACCCTCTCTCCCACCACGATCGTCCAGACGGTGAACTAGTTCTAGCTCTCGTTTTTTCTACTCCCAAATAAGGTATGCCCTTCTGGCCACTGAGGATGAGGCCATAGCGCCACCGTCAGAAATCGTTCTGTGCCGTGCGTGCTGTCTGGGAACTGGTGGGTCTCGATCACGCGGTTCATCGATGATTCACTTCGTGAGTGTAAAAACCATTTTTCTGTTTGTAGCAGAGAAAAGCTGAGTTAGTGTTTTCCTAACAGACCGCATATCCCTGCAGACAGATCAGATGGTTTTTCGCAATACTCGAACATGAATGCCCACGTTCGGAACCTCGTCCTGGCATGCGAAAAGTTTCAATCATTCAACGCGAGCTCCCGCACTACCGCATAAGATTCTTCGAAGAGTTGTATACTCAGGGAAGGTTACAGGATCTGGATATCCAGGTGTACTGCGCAGTGCCTCCAGCGCAGAGACCAAGAGCTGTAACTTTCCCCTTTCAGGTACTTTCGGCACGCTACCTCGGCAAGAGGAAATCAAACTCTTATTGGCTCTCTGGGTTAGCGAAAGCGATCGTAGGATCAGATGCTGTTGTTGCACCGCAAGAATTGCAGTGCCTGACCGTTCCCTGTCTGTGGATGAGGCGAAAGCTGATTTGTAAAACCTGGATTTGGTGGGGGCATGGCTATAACTTTCAAGTGGCAGTTCGACCGTCACTAAGGACAAGCATAAAAGAGATCGTGAAAGGGTTCATGACAAGACGGGCAGAGGGTTTGATTACCTATACGGAGAAGGGCGCAGATTATTGGAGAAAGCGCGGTTTTCCTCAGGATCGAGTCATTCCATATTACAACACGATCGATGTCGAGGAATTGCGAAGGGCTGCCAATGAAATGGGCGAAACACAACGGCGGGAACTCAGGCAAAAACTCATGTTAGACGGGAAACATGTGCTGCTATTTTCAGGCCGTTTGTATGCTGAGAAGAGGGTGGATTTCATTTTACGGGCATTTGCGCTTCTAAAGAAGTCCCGCCCAGATGTATCGCTGTTGATTATTGGAGACGGGGAGGAACGCAACAGACTGCAGCAATTGGCCAAAGATCTTGAACTTCACGACGTGCACTTCCTAGGGGAGATCGTGAATCCTAAGGATTCCGCGGCGTACTTTTTGCTTGCCGATCTCATGGTGATTCCAAGCCTGGTAGGACTTGTCATTGTGCACGGGTTTGCGTTCGGGCTTCCACTACTTACTACAGATTCCCCTGGACACGGACCTGAACTTGAGTATCTCACTGAAAACAATGGAGTCATGACCGGACGTGATCCATCGCGTTATGCGGAAGTCATTCGGATGCTGCTGTCGTCTCCACTACGGCTTGAGGCGATGAAACGCTCAGCGCTGGCTCAAGGTGATACCCTGAAACTCGAGTATTCTGTTCAGCGATTTGTGAACGGGATTACCCAATTTTCGAAAAATCAGAAATGTATAGGAGATGGAATGACATGATGAGTGAGGCGCAATGAGAACGACGACGAATTGTTTACGAGGCCTATTCGCCATCATCGCAGTCTGGTGCTTTCCTTGTAGCATGGTGCGAGGGGAGGATGTTTCGTCACACCCCGCATCACCATTCGAGGGCAAGCGGGCCATTCTAGACGGCGACATCCCTTCATGGACGAAGAAGGAATATGTAGATGAAGTACTGTCACGGATCAAACGTGCAGGCTTTAATGTCTATATGCCGACGGTCTGGCAAGGACGCGGTACGGTGTGGCCATCCAAACACGCTCCTTGGGATACCAAGCTGGCGAATCGTCACAAATCAAACTTTGATCCATTGCGGTACGTCATTGAAAAAGCGCATGAGATGGGACTCGAGGTGCATCCATGGTTCACCCTGACGCTAAGACAAAGCGATATTTTCCCTGAATTCGCGTTGCCAACCATGCCGCAGAAAGCCTTTGATGTGCACAACCCGGAGTTTAGGGAGCTCTTAGTAAAACTGATTGAGGAGGTTACGGTCGGTTACGACATCGATGGCATCAACTTGGATTACGTACGTGCTATTGAGCTATGCACGAGTGTGAGGTGTGAAGACGAGTACAACAGGACATACAAGAGGAGTCTAAAAGGGGACACAATGCTGTTCAGGATGGTGCCGAATCGGGTTCCGTCTCTCATCGACTATCAAGAGACAGCCGTCACGACGTTGGTGCGGGAGATCTCGGAGGCACTAAGATCGAAAAAACCGCATCTCTTGCTCAGTGCCGATGTGTTTGTCGGTCATGCTCCATTGAATCAAGGACAGAACAGCGTCTCATGGGTTAACGACGGTCTCGTCGACGTGATTTTTCGGATGGATTATGGGAGGCAACTCAACTTTGCCGCCATGGATCGCACCCGGCAAGAGCTGAACTATCCCGACAAGCAGAATCTTTTGATCTCGAATATGTCGAATCCAGAGGAAATGGTTTCCGGGCAAGCATACTTCGCTCGGGACGGCAAGTGGCTCGCGGATACGATTACCAACGTTCGGAAGCGTTGGCCGAAGACGGGGATCGCCGTTTACTTCTATAAATATCTCACGGATGAGCAGATTGCGGCAATACGCAATGTGTGGCCTCGGTAGCGAGCAGCCCGTTCCATTCTGCAAGCAACGCATTGATCAATCAGGAGCCGTAGGTGTTCTGAATATGCCGTTTTCAACCTGGCTATGCAGTCTGGAGCTGTGAGGGTATGCTCGATCGGACGCACTGGAAAACGACCGTTCTGTATTCCGTGGTATTTCTTCCCATGTTGGGACGGTCCTTTTTCCCCGCGGTCAGAAACACAAATTCCATCACATTTCAGTCTTCGCTCACAGATCCTCAAATTCTGGGTATGTACATCCTTTGGGCATGCTGCGTGTGGTTCCTAGTCAAACACCCAGGCAATCTAAAGTTTGCATGTGCACCGCCGCTCTGGCCGTTGACACTATTCGTGCTGATCGTGGCTTCATCGGTCCTGACCGTTTCACGCGCACCGTTGTACTCGCTTTGGAGAAGCGTGGAAACGTGTGGGGTTCTTCTCTGGGGCCTTCTTGTGTTCGCGATGGCGCGAGAACATCAGAGCCCTCACAAGCTATTTACATCATTCTATGCCATGAGTGCGCTGATGCTTGTGGGCGTTATTGTAGCAGTGATCAGTGACTCTCAACATGCATGGATGCGGGAGGGAAGTAGCGTTGAGCGGTTGGATGTGACATCGACAT includes the following:
- the gmd gene encoding GDP-mannose 4,6-dehydratase, with the translated sequence MKKALITGITGQDGSYLSEFLLARGYEVYGIVRRSSSFNTGRIDPIYEDPHVPHRRLHLIYGDLNDASSLNRILRTVQPDEIYNLGAQSHVRVSFDIPEYTGEITGLGTIRLLEAIRESGLKPKFYQASSSEMFGKVLEVPQKESTPFYPRSPYGAAKVYSYWITVNYREAYNLFACNGILFNHESPRRGETFVTRKITKAAARIKLGVQQDLFLGNLEAKRDWGYAGDYVEAMWMMLQAPTPDDYVIATGETHTVKEMLELTFDRLELDWTKHVKIDAKYYRPTEVDLLIGDAGKAKKELGWQPKVRFEELIAMMVDADLAAERERLEGVGRKH
- a CDS encoding glycosyltransferase family 4 protein, coding for MPPAQRPRAVTFPFQVLSARYLGKRKSNSYWLSGLAKAIVGSDAVVAPQELQCLTVPCLWMRRKLICKTWIWWGHGYNFQVAVRPSLRTSIKEIVKGFMTRRAEGLITYTEKGADYWRKRGFPQDRVIPYYNTIDVEELRRAANEMGETQRRELRQKLMLDGKHVLLFSGRLYAEKRVDFILRAFALLKKSRPDVSLLIIGDGEERNRLQQLAKDLELHDVHFLGEIVNPKDSAAYFLLADLMVIPSLVGLVIVHGFAFGLPLLTTDSPGHGPELEYLTENNGVMTGRDPSRYAEVIRMLLSSPLRLEAMKRSALAQGDTLKLEYSVQRFVNGITQFSKNQKCIGDGMT
- a CDS encoding GDP-L-fucose synthase, which encodes MSFWSNKSVVVTGGAGFLGSFVVDQLRAKGCRQIVVPRSKEYDLVQMEAVKQLYSDAKPDLVIHLAARVGGIGANQANPGRFFYDNLMMGTQLIEVGRQRGLTKFVATGTICAYPKFAPIPFKEDDIWNGYPEETNAPYGLAKKMMLVQSQAYRQQYGFNSIVLFPVNLYGPRDNFDLETSHVIPALIRKCAAAKEAGQASINLWGDGSPTREFLYVEDAAEGILLAAEQYDGNLPVNLGTGEEVAIRDLARMIAAEVGFTGTIQWDTTKPNGQPRRCLDVSRAKQLFGFQARHGLRDGLRKTAQWFQDNRQAIREVRF
- the wecB gene encoding UDP-N-acetylglucosamine 2-epimerase (non-hydrolyzing) encodes the protein MKRIDIIAGARPNFMKIAPIIEALKATERRGGQLRYRLIHTGQHYDRAMSGSFFEELGIPDPDINLEVGSGTQAEQTAGIMVGYERVLLKDKSDLCLVVGDVTSTMACSIAARKLGVPVAHVEGGIRSGDWTMPEEINRVATDSITNWFFTTSETANGNLRRAGVTDDRIFFVGNTMIDTLLKNVPRFRAPACWHSLKLEPGQFFVVTLHRPANVDGEQQLLSLLRAIVEGTKGLPVVFPVHPRTAKNLRELDSATPQLHYVDPLGYLEFNYLVKHAKGVITDSGGITEETTVLGVPCLTLRDNTERPETITIGTNELIGTDPNKLPPALSRLMAGQWKKGAIPPLWDGRTAERIVGQLERLLLPS
- a CDS encoding family 10 glycosylhydrolase, whose translation is MRTTTNCLRGLFAIIAVWCFPCSMVRGEDVSSHPASPFEGKRAILDGDIPSWTKKEYVDEVLSRIKRAGFNVYMPTVWQGRGTVWPSKHAPWDTKLANRHKSNFDPLRYVIEKAHEMGLEVHPWFTLTLRQSDIFPEFALPTMPQKAFDVHNPEFRELLVKLIEEVTVGYDIDGINLDYVRAIELCTSVRCEDEYNRTYKRSLKGDTMLFRMVPNRVPSLIDYQETAVTTLVREISEALRSKKPHLLLSADVFVGHAPLNQGQNSVSWVNDGLVDVIFRMDYGRQLNFAAMDRTRQELNYPDKQNLLISNMSNPEEMVSGQAYFARDGKWLADTITNVRKRWPKTGIAVYFYKYLTDEQIAAIRNVWPR